One window of Parus major isolate Abel chromosome 12, Parus_major1.1, whole genome shotgun sequence genomic DNA carries:
- the LOC107210491 gene encoding sodium- and chloride-dependent GABA transporter 3-like, whose amino-acid sequence MTAEKTIPIINGKPEDALDPEASSTNLVHSNDKKVHERGHWNNKVEFVLSVAGEIIGLGNVWRFPYLCYKNGGGAFLIPYVVFFICCGIPVFFLETALGQFTSEGGITCWRKVCPLFEGIGYATQVIEAHLNVYYIIILAWAIFYLFNCFTTELPWASCGHEWNTENCVEFQKLNMSNCSQVSLQNATSPVMEFWE is encoded by the exons ATGACAGCTGAAAAGACTATTCCTATAATTAATGGAAAGCCAGAAGATGCTTTGGACCCAGAAGCCTCAAGTACCAACCTCGTCCACAGCAATGATAAGAAAGTTCATGAAAGAGGTCACTGGAACAATAAGGTTGAATTTGTGCTTTCTGTGGCAGGGGAGATTATTGGGTTGGGAAACGTCTGGAGATTCCCATATCTTTGCTACAAGAATGGAGGAG GTGCTTTCCTCATCCCCTACGTGgtcttttttatttgctgtggaATACCAGTATTTTTCCTGGAGACGGCCTTGGGACAGTTTACAAGTGAAGGAGGCATCACATGCTGGAGGAAAGTTTGCCCTCTCTTTGAAG GCATTGGCTATGCTACCCAAGTTATAGAGGCACACCTAAATGTATATTACATCATCATTTTAGCATGGGCTATCTTCTATTTGTTCAACTGCTTTACTACAGAGCTTCCCTGGGCTTCCTGTGGCCACGAATGGAACACAG AAAACTGTGTGGAATTTCAAAAACTTAACATGAGCAACTGCAGTCAAGTCTCTTTACAAAATGCCACTTCTCCAGTGATGGAATTCTGGGAGTAA